The window CTTTTTTGCGAATAGAAGCAGCGGACAACTCATCTAACAATCCACCATCAGCGCCCAATAATTCCGGGAAATTAAGCCGCGCGGTGGGCCCACGGAGGTAATAAACAGCTGTGTCATAAGCTCGTGCGGCTGCAACGGGAGTCGAATATGAGCCGAGCCAAATTCTGGAACGTTTATTGGGCTCGCGGATTTCAGCCACCCACTTCCCCCATTTTCTCATACGAATCCCTTTGTACGGTCTTTGATCCATGGGTTTTCTTTTACCCGTTGGGTCTTCCATATTATAATACGGAGTAGGATGATTAAGATTAAATTGGATTTGAAAATTTAAAGGGCTATGAGAAAGAGGTAGAGAGTAACGAGGGGAAGAAGAACGAAGGATGCCATCTGTAGAAAGGTTACACGTTGATTTCTATATCTCATGTATATAATCTTAACTCttaatctatttatatttatatttatatttatattctaattctaattctaattctatatATCTACATCTATCCATCTATATTTATAAACTAATGGAAATCGGCACACAAAAGATAATCCAAAGGCACCGACACCTTTATTTCCCTCAATTTCGGTCTCTCACTACATAATACAACTGgacatttatttaatattatgatgattatgatttttAAGTTGTGATAGTTTAATGAAATATTCATTCTATCATTCATTTAACGTAATGATTTAACCCGTCATTATACTGACCCGAAAAAATTTTCTTTATTACAACACATTAAAATTAATAACATGAGACCATAATTTATGTTATTCAAGCACTTCGAATACGCGACAAGtttaaacatattttttttaacaACGATTAATATCACCTGAGGGGGCTAAACCACCCGTtgtgatcatctcccgtttcgactatgccgatgcagcgataataacttcGCTCCCATCGCTgctcgggaggaaaccttgaaaccgatccaagggcatggTCAAGTAAAACTCTCTCCCCTTTAGCCCCCAAACGATATgagaaaggtgccatgggtggaaaAGTTAAATATATTAACTTTATTCAATATATAAGTTTAAGTGTCGAAATGGGCATAACAACCCAAGACCCGTTTGACATAACCAAGAGGTAATTTCGACCCATAGCGTTTAAATTCCAACATAAgactgagcatggtgattgggaatgcACTACCCAATCttaaatcaaatccaaaagcaaagtcttctaaagcaacccgcaatAATCCACTAGTCCCCGTGCTTACCCTTGCCACCTCATCCTTGCGAATCTGTAAAAATAtatacaatgagagggtaagctataaagcttagtgaatttAAACATACTGTatccatacatatgcataaaaatgAATAAGTAACCAACaacaagtaataaacacataccgcatccatGTATAACTAAGCAAGCTATACGCTACACACTACCATGCCAATCCGCAGGTTTAgctacaacacaataatatatatatatatatatatatatatatatatatatatatatatatatatatatatatatatatatatatatatatatatatatatatatatatatatatatatatatatatatatatatatatatatatcaattggggggaaacggggggaagcaatttttttttcgttttttgaaaatactttgttcacgaacattatagattggatgaaaatatgaacatttaaaaaagacactttgtgataaatgtttttattttggcgggaaaacgctagaAGAAacaatatgtaacaattatcgtgtttttcgagcgtgttttgaggatttagaaattagggtttagatattagggtttatatattaaggtttagaaatttaggatttagatttaggatttagattgagtttttaacacgaacggcttagagtttagggtttaaggtttagggttttgggtttagggactaaacccaaaacactaaaccctaaaccctaaaatctaaatcgagctaaattttgacaaaaagtacttcacaaaacatggaaaaaaaacgtttgaagattaacattcttcacgatcaatattatcttgaatgttatttttgtcgatcgttttttcgcctgaataataacattcatcacaaagtcttttttaaatgttcatattttcgtgtgatcttgatgcctagaAAAActcgaaaaaaatgaaaaaaaattacttcccctcgcttccccccaattggttagtTCCCCATTGATCAtagccgaatatatatatatatatatatatatatatatatatatatatatatatatatatatatatatatatatatatatatatatatatatatatatatatatatgcatatacccaAAATCccgaggttaaccccttaacctcaaacccaTGAAGGTTGACCGAAAACTCACGCGCCCTAATGAATCCGAAAactcacgcgactcactaccttcaccacaacgtcAATCGGGGTTGGCTGAAAACTCACGCGCGCTAGTGTATCCGAAAACTCATGCGATACACTACCTCAATCCATACGACAATAGGGTTGGCTGAAAActtacgcgccctagtgaatccgaaaactTACGCGAGGAAGGTTTGCATCATCCATAACACTTGTGCACATGCTCTTCCCATGGctacatattcggcttcggtggtagacAATGCAACAGACATTTGCTTCTTTGAGAACCATGACGTTAAGCAAAGCCCCACGAACGCACATACTCCacttgtgctctttctatcaatcaTTGATCCACCATGATCGGAGTCcgcaaagcacataatatcaaCCCCGGTAAGCTTTGGATACCATAACCCAAGATGCATTGTTCCCTTTAAGTACCTAAAGATCCTTTTAACGGCCTCTACGTGCGACGTCTTTGGATTTTCTTGAAATCTTGCACATAAGCACACGCTAAACATGATGTCAGGCCGACTTGCCGTTAAATAAAGAAGGGATCCAATCATTCCCCTATATTTAGTACTATCGAATGGTTCTCCTTCTCCTTCCAAGGTAAGTTTCACATTTGTTGCCATCGGAGTCTCCATTGGTTTTGAATTCTCCATTCCGAATTTCTTGATCATTTCATGAACGtatttttgttgattgatgaatgttccatcttctagttgcttgatttgtagtccgagaaagaacttgagttcacccatcatgctcatttcaaactcatcatgcattaacttagaaaactcattgctaagagattcgttagtagacccaaatacaatatcatcaacatatatttgaactatgactaaatccttttcatgccatttgataaagagtgtattatcaatttttTCCATTtcaaacccattatttattaagaaGGTTCTTAGTCTTTCATACCATGCTCCaggggcttgtttaagtccatagagagcctttttaagtttataaacatgataaggtttttcgaaatcttcaaaccccggaggttgtgatacataaacttcttcatttatgacaccatttaaaaaggcacttttgacatccatttgataaagtttGAAATTATTAGCATatgcatatgcaagaagtattcttattgactctagcctagtgacgggagcaaatgtttcatcataatcaattccctcttgttgGCTATATCCTTGTGCAACTAGTCTAGCTTTATTTCTAACTACTTTGCCATCTTCATCTAGTTTATTTCTATAGACCcattttgtacctatgatgttgctCTCACTCGGTaaaggaaccaaatcccatacatcactcctttggaattgatttaattcctcttgcatagcttctatccaactttcatctaatagagcttccttaatatttttgggttctatttgggAGATAAAAGCATAGTTGGCAATTAGGTTAAATGCTTATGACCTAGTGGTTCTAGTGTTGATGTCTCCTATGACTTGGTCTATGGGATGATCCTTTATATGTTTAATATCTATTGAGGATGCAAAGTTATCCTTACTTGGTTTCAAATGAGATCCATCCTCATTTGTGTCATTGAACTCGATTTGAGTTGGCATTATTTCTATAGCATTTTGTTCGATCACATCATCATCCTTTAAAGGTTTAGTCTTAGGTGGTggagaatgaaatgtcccgttcttattgattaaaaacgttccatattaattgatttcgttgcgaggttttgacctctatatgagacgtttttcaaagactgcattcattttaaaacaaaccataacctttatttcatcaataaaggtttcaaaagctttacgtagattatcaaataatgataatctaaagtatcatgtttacacacgaccattacataatggtttacaatacaaatatgttacaacaaaataagttttcttgaatgcagtttttatacaatatcatacaagcatggactccaaatcttgtccttatttaagtatgcaacagcggaagctcttaataatcacctgagaataaacatgcttaaaacgtcaacaaaaatgttggtgagttataggtttaacctatatattatcaaatcataataatagaccacaagatttcatatttcaatacacatcccatacatagagatcaaaatcattcatatggtgaacacctagtaaccgacattaacaagatgcatatataagaatatccccatcattccgggacacccttcggatatgatataaatttcgaagtactaaagcatccggtactttggatggggtttgttaggcccaatagatctatctttaggatccgcgtcaattagggtgtctgttccctaattcttagattaccagacttaataaaaagggtcatattcgatttcgataattcaaccatagaatgtagtttcacgtacttgtgtctattttgtaaaacatttataaaacctgcatgtattctcatcctgtaacgacccggaaatttccgaccaaatttaaactctaatctctatatggttccgacacgataagcaaaaaccctaaagttgacccgcactttttcgatcgttctatactcataagattaatatttacataaattaaaccttaccaacatgataagcaatccaaattgttgagacttatgttttcgaaaagagttttacacaacgtttgaccgtctagtttgaccgatgatatcacgaactatacaatatatgataattatacgtttgtgtatatatatgtatatatacatatttaacatgatctaagaatattttaatatctcattttgtattaataacaataagttataagtatattttgaaactactaacttaagttttcaaaacgataaccatacgtaacgttatttgacttaaatacttatgacctataatgtttatacatatatcgtataagtaatgtatttaatcacttttaaagacttaaatacataaaacaatataagtatatttacaaaagatagctatatttgaatcctcgttccgttttctcaaagatttctatacgtatacctagggtatatgtacccgtatcatacgcagcttctagatgtatttactattggtatataccaataaaaatctgctccttagcagccttaaatgattaagaaacatgtggaaccaaccatttgtcaagtagcatgaattatttagcaagcacacaaagttaggtattttttttcctttataacctaaaaacgtttttatgcatgcacaccatttcttcaccccattttctcatacttacacttccatttctctctcaaaatactcttaacttcatacttgatcatctccaagcattttccccatcatttagcttcaaaaaccttacttaaacaccataagaaaaccatacaaaaacacttcaagaaatccttccaagaacacaaacttacttccaatctttcatccaattccatcacccttttggttctagctttttactcctcttttacagcaaccttgtccaaggaacttgaggtagtatctatgttcataaccttattcgattcatatatatatatatatagctatcatattttgtggtatacaattttaacaacaagaacatagtttgaaagttttcaaacttgtttgcaaactaaatagatccttctaacttaacttttaaaatacttcaagacctgtaatataacttaaatatatgctaacttaacaaggtataacttggtttttcaaagaatatcttaaaaactgtttttatacgtcggagtgcaaccggggactgttttgggttggataattaaaaatcattttaaactttgaattggaggtttattttctggaaaaataatttttactatgaatatgataacacataaaaatttcatgatttaattcaaagtataagtatttttagaaaaatggtcattaagtgttatttttttgtaacaaaaatgtttaacttcataagtttcactaaagtttcacctatgccgtgtgattttgaatacaaaccaaggtattttcagttcatagtattaaagagggactcgatccaaggagatggcaagttgaatcaacgaaaacggatttgtaacgaagaaactatgactgaaacaaaattggttatcctagacttgtttaacttcgggattaattgggaaaaattaaataaatcacatatttctaagataacatgatattttatatatatgtacttataattcaattttatatggttcaggatcacccgtaaacaacacgagaagattaatcataagatcccatgtttgtacgcaacacgtcatttgacaacaccggtactttatgtacgcaacacgtcatttgacaacaccggtaccgtgggtcaagattaatctcgaccaatacatatacgatggggttttatttatttcgttgggggttttatttatttcattgcgggtatattaaacatctaaaaatgaaccattaaaattgaattactaacaacgagctgctaactacggactaaggaattattcaaagtattaaaagtataacaagtatatatatgtgacgtttgtttaaaaagaaaaggtattgatatattatatatggataggttcgtgatatcaaccggagaccaagtcaaattatatatatcttcaagacgaaagtgagtatatagtcccacttttaaactctaaatatttcgggatgagaatacatgtattttatgttttacgttatggacacaagtaactgaaaaatatattctacgttgagttgtaccactggcatacttccctgtagcttggtaactaatatttacagcggtattgtaaacgcgaatcctgttgatagatctatcgggcctgacaaccccaaccggactggacgaccagtattcaacggttgcacagtacttcgtttcgtgactacacttggtacagtgtagtaagatttcatattaaagggaatatgcgacgtgattaattgttaagtatggttaccaagtgctcaaccacttagaatatttttattaaaatgtttatatatgaaatcttgtggtctatatttatatcgctgtcgacattaaacctatatctcaccaactttatgttgacattttaaagcatgttattctcaggtatgaattaagtcttccgctgtgcattatctcgtactaaggatactacttgaggccattaaggacttatatcataaggcgttgcattcgagtcattgaagttcatagagactattattaagtaaatggcggtttaggtcatttgaatattatgaaatgtcaggcgaatatgtcaattatggatgtaactatagattgccttttaagaataaatgcaacgtttgtaagatgtatcatatagagggcaagtacctcgcaatgttatcaactattgtaattcgtttgtaatcaatatggacaacgtccggatgattagtttcggatcctttcagttggtatcagagcgttggtcctagcgaaccaggccttgcattagtgtgtctaactagtagttgttaggatacattaagtgagtctggactttgaccgtgtctgcctgtcaaaagttttgcttatcaatcctagtcggaaatcatctgcttatcatccttagggaactgcctgcttatcattcttaagtctagacacgtcttactgcatttagtgcatcgataatgtataaacaaaattcatatcctagcgtatctgttactatagacattgcctgacgtatttcaaagattctccgtaattcatgggattttgatattatatatacatatgtaaattatgtattgaagagtaccaaacccaactcctataatctattccaaaccaaaaattcatttctccgaccatacaagatggattcttcatccagctcaaattcctccgacttcgatagcttcgccgatatggatttccattcgagctccgagaacagcgttaccggaatggatcaaccaatttcccatcatctattctggatgaattggggatgggttcgtaatatactaaatttctggaggcaagaagaaggtgatccattccatccaccaaattgtcctcttaacgatgaacctgaagcacttaccggcgaacctattcgaaacaccattttctcgctcatttctagagtatctcgtcatgattacatactatcccatatttcaaatcttgttcattcgctcgttccaaccgtcaatcatcccggtataatagaagaagtcaacgaactccgtgctcgggtagtggttttggagaatatggtgcgaaggttacaaacaccaacagcagcaccagcagcataatccgtactaccatcgtcaacgccgacagtacctttatcaccccaaacacaaccgcgccttaaatctcaacatcacaatctgtatctcgaatatcaacatcacacgactcaatatctgtacttcgagtatgatcttcattctatatatcgttctacatcgattatcttcgctttacgtatcgtatgatgattatgtaatttctaaagtcttagagattatgtaatctagaattaacgataaatcaaatgagtttaatatcttattgactcattaaatctatgattatctctgaagaaaatatatatgcaagtatattttcataaagatagtaattaaaaattccttcgtacaaactattaatgatgaaaatattttaacgggtgggtagtacccgaggaatatttagaattcacattaataagttatattgtacattcttgaatctgattcaacggttatctattatcttacttacaaccaccgatattcgtatccgctcaccccagaataaccattttcaatcaaatttcatattcggattttgacctaccagaatccaacaagtggcataaagaagaaaacattggacaaaataaaaaaaaaattgttagaaacacacgatttaactaattaaaaatctattaaggattccacgctaactgttccggctaactctggacaattaaaatgaattaaaatgttgattgtaacatatgaagctaaacaattcttcaagcttgccacttgattttatcttaaacctcattcgtaacttgacgattacaattcgcattcaaatcctttcatgattcctgaaaacacctcgaccgagaagttgaacccgccgcacctcgcctacggaatgaagatttatacatacagttatacacctgaagaactctcgaacccaaattcataatttaacacataatgtattgaatcctttgccatttattagcaagaacaaccctacaattccttttcaagaagctaattttgtcacagctccacttcgacttttcagtgagattatttctattataatcatgatatttataccttgtcctttcgccgtcattaccggaaaaccttttatatccctcgacaacatcaacaggtgcaccagcagatcgttatccttttggcgaaatcaacaatcattattttgaaaatctcgcggaacttcttccatcatatctataatgtctatccctaagaatttcataatctgaacgtgaagtttctgaaaaacacccgggactatgaaatagttcttgaaatgctaacgaagcagcaaaaactgtaaacgactttaacggtcaaaagtttgatgacaaagaatagtaaggtggtaaagctgaaaaaaaaaaaaagtttggaactagaaaacggatgaagcaaagtatgaaagaggctgtggataaatcacagggactgaacctgctctcaaagaatacaaacgattccgtacctcctgaaaccgtcagtaagaaccctactctttattcaaaaccttgcccggatgatatttttcatcatcatcttatcttagatattataagatatcttcatatcattcgttatacatatttttcatatttctggagatatttttacaactattcctatctgcgatcatttatctctccgtaacatctgcgttacaatataaaagaaactgtgttaatttctaaattctgaaacctccgagattaaaatataaatgatttgaagtagtgttgggaactgatgcatgaattagtataatataatgaaacttgatcaactttattatattacagtaagtcatgttaagtttctaatggaatgtgatgattcacagtaccgtcatcatgtgccatgttacacggctcttacattctatcaagtctccaaacatattagaacgtatcaccttgatagttctatttttccggaatattcgagtaatttaacgaatcaagatcgcgtcattacaatttcattctaaaaccaatagctaggttcattccaaatttcctacctacgaatttcggaccattgttcgcttggctcgaggacgggaagaagaaacgaagggacaaaacctcagaatagaaataggaacataaaccacagcaaataagagagagcattaactgtggatgacaatgattttaagggacgggagtaggaacatcgaaatataagggaaggtataaaacctaacaacaaccccgaaactataaaccgtgcatatcaatacgtattgcaatgtaaaggcacgggagaattaaaaacattataattccaaggaaaggataaaagagaatagattcttctggtgatagatgaaaaagaagaatgaaagatatgaaagttagaaatataacaaggattagaatgggatggagcatattagcgaatgtcttaaagtaggaactaaagagaaagaatagaagatgtgggaagaaagaaagggaaggaggtaaatttatagtgaaatattcgacaaagaaatcaaaacagattgccgcgttaaatcaaagaagatcctgatcgccgcaaaactaaatcttattacataagattttctttaaaacccttaaatcccggaaatcgatcataatcacgtcatcggttacaacaattctatatttactcatttcactcttttgtgatagcttcgctcgtgcgtctcacataaccgaatcgttttatctaaatctttcaataatgataaaatttaattattacctcatattcgtcatgaaaacattcctattgttatttatgacaacctctaccaaatttcgaggacgaaatttctttaacgggtgggtactgtaacgacccggaaatttccgaccaaatttaaactctaatctctatatggttccgacacgataagcaaaaaccctaaagttgacccgcactttttcgatcgttctatactcataagattaatatttacataaattaaaccttaccaacatgataagcaatccaaattgttgagacttatgttttcgaaaagagttttacacaacgtttgaccgtctagtttgaccgatgatatcacgaactatacaatatatgataattatacgtttgtgtatatatatgtatatatacatatttaacatgatctaagaatattttaatatctcattttgtattaataacaataagttataagtatattttgaaactactaacttaagttttcaaaacgataaccatacgtaacgttatttgacttaaatacttatgacctataatgtttatacatatatcgtataagtaatgtatttaatcacttttaaagacttaaatacataaaacaatataagtatatttacaaaagatagctatatttgaatcctcgttccgttttctcaaagatttatatacgtatacctagggtatatgtacccgtatcatacgcagcttctagatgtatttactattggtatataccaataaaaatctgctccttagcagccttaaatgattaagaaacatgtggaaccaaccatttgtcaagtagcatgaattatttagcaagcacacaaagttaggtattttttttcctttataacctaaaaacgtttttatgcatgcacaccatttcttcaccccattttctcatacttacacttccatttctctctcaaaatactcttaacttcatacttgatcatctccaagcattttccccatcatttagcttcaaaaaccttacttaaacaccataagaaaaccatacaaaaacacttcaagaaatccttccaagaacacaaacttacttccaatctttcatccaattccatcacccttttggttctagctttttactcctcttttacagcaaccttgtccaaggaacttgaggtagtatctatgttcataaccttattcgattcatatatatatatatagctatcatattttgtggtatacaattttaacaacaagaacatagtttgaaagttttcaaacttgtttgcaaactaaatagatccttctaacttaacttttaaaatacttcaagacctgtaatataacttaaatatatgctaacttagcaaggtataacttggtttttcaaagaatatcttaaaaactgtttttacgacgtcggagtgcaaccggggactgttttgggttggataattaaaaatcattttaaactttgaattggaggtttattttctggaaaaataatttttactatgaatatgataacacataaaaatttcatgatttaattcaaagtataagtatttttagaaaaatggtcattaagtgttatttttttgtaacaaaaatgtttaacttcataagtttcactaaagtttcacctatgccgtgtgattttgaatacaaaccaaggtattttcagttcatagtattaaagagggactcgatccaaggagatggcaagttgaatcaacgaaaacggatttgtaacgaagaaactatgactgaaacaaaattggttatcctagacttgtttaacttcgggattaattgggaaaaattaaataaatcacatatttctaagataacatgatattttatatatatgtacttataattcaattttatatggttcaggatcacccgtaaacaacacgagaagattaatcataagatcccatgtttgtacgcaacacgtcatttgacaacaccggtactttatgtacgcaacacgtcatttgacaacaccggtaccgtgggtcaagattaatctcgaccaatacatatacgatggggttttatttatttcgttgggggttttatttatttcattgcgggtatattaaacatctaaaaatgaaccattaaaattgaattacta of the Rutidosis leptorrhynchoides isolate AG116_Rl617_1_P2 chromosome 5, CSIRO_AGI_Rlap_v1, whole genome shotgun sequence genome contains:
- the LOC139848994 gene encoding uncharacterized mitochondrial protein AtMg00810-like, yielding MENSKPMETPMATNVKLTLEGEGEPFDSTKYRGMIGSLLYLTASRPDIMFSVCLCARFQENPKTSHVEAVKRIFRYLKGTMHLGLWYPKLTGVDIMCFADSDHGGSMIDRKSTSGVCAFVGLCLTSWFSKKQMSVALSTTEAEYVAMGRACAQVLWMMQTFLA